In Carya illinoinensis cultivar Pawnee chromosome 16, C.illinoinensisPawnee_v1, whole genome shotgun sequence, a single window of DNA contains:
- the LOC122299585 gene encoding peamaclein-like has translation MKLVFAIFLLVCFALISSSFFQTTEAGSSFCDSKCGERCAKAGVQERCLKYCGICCEKCQCVPSGTYGNKHECACYRDLKNSKGKSKCP, from the exons ATGAAGCTCGTCTTTGCAATTTTCCTGCTTGTGTGTTTTGCCCTCATCAGCTCCTCTTTCTTTCAGACCACGGAAGCTGGTTCAA GCTTCTGTGACTCAAAGTGCGGGGAAAGGTGCGCAAAGGCAGGAGTGCAGGAGCGGTGCTTGAAGTACTGCGGTATTTGCTGTGAGAAATGCCAGTGTGTTCCATCTGGGACTTATGGAAACAAGCATGAATGCGCTTGCTACAGGGACCTCAAGAACTCCAAGGGCAAATCCAAGTGCCCTTGA
- the LOC122299712 gene encoding uncharacterized protein LOC122299712 yields MEKRQGFFSALKEEVVRGLSPGRSRAKNPASSGSPMSSFVRRRRKDRHASVAEHLIARSGTLRPVEALSPLKEGPDGTDGEDSRMEGRWGQWMKKSQLSRAPSVSCPAFKRSDLRLLLGVLGAPLAPVHVSIADSFPHLSIKDTPIESSSAQYILQQYTAASGGQNLQNTIHSAYAMGKVRMIASEFETANRVIRSRNSSKAAESGGFVLWQMNPDMWYVELALGGSKVHAGCNGKLVWRHTPWLGAHAAKGPVRPLRRALQGLDPRTTATMFTNARCIGEKKINGEECFILKLCADPVTLKARSDGPAEIIRHVLFGYFSQKTGLLVHLEDSHLTRIQNNGGDAVYWETTINSFLDDYRPVEGVMIAHSGRSAVTLFRFGETAMSHSKTRMEEAWTIEEVAFNVPGLSIDCFIPPAEVRFASVSEACELPRGQTLNTAVAPAHRAKVAALQISPDNNVKNSIWKTDV; encoded by the exons ATGGAGAAGAGGCAGGGGTTCTTTTCGGCGCTAAAGGAGGAGGTGGTCAGAGGGTTGTCTCCAGGGAGGTCGAGGGCGAAGAATCCAGCGAGCAGTGGGTCGCCCATGTCGAGCTTCGTACGGCGGAGGAGGAAGGACCGCCACGCGTCGGTGGCAGAGCACTTGATCGCAAGATCCGGGACCTTGAGGCCGGTGGAGGCATTGTCGCCGTTGAAGGAGGGGCCGGACGGGACGGACGGTGAGGATTCGAGGATGGAGGGGAGGTGGGGACAGTGGATGAAGAAGAGCCAGCTCTCGAGGGCACCATCTGTCTCGTGCCCCGCCTTCAAACGCTCGGATCTGAGGCTGCTACTTGGTGTCTTGGGTGCGCCGCTCGCCCCCGTGCATGTTAGCATTGCCGACTCTTTTCCTCACCTTAGCATCAAAGACACCCCTATC GAAAGTTCATCAGCTCAATACATATTGCAGCAGTATACAGCGGCTTCTGGAGGCCAAAATCTTCAAAACACCATTCACAGTGCTTATGCTATGGGAAAGGTGAGGATGATAGCTTCCGAGTTTGAGACAGCTAACAGGGTCATAAGGAGCCGGAATTCATCCAAAGCTGCAGAGTCAGGTGGGTTTGTTCTGTGGCAGATGAATCCAGACATGTGGTATGTAGAGCTTGCTCTTGGTGGCAGCAAGGTTCATGCCGGCTGCAATGGGAAGCTTGTCTGGAGGCACACACCGTGGCTTGGTGCACATGCTGCTAAAGGGCCTGTTAGACCGTTGCGCAGAGCGCTTCAG GGACTTGACCCCAGAACCACTGCAACTATGTTTACCAACGCAAGATGCATTGGAGAGAAGAAAATTAATGGGGAGGAATGtttcatcctcaaactctgtGCAGATCCCGTGACGTTGAAAGCCAGGAGTGACGGGCCGGCAGAGATCATAAGGCATGTCCTGTTTGGCTATTTCAGCCAGAAAACAGGGCTTCTTGTGCACTTGGAAGATTCCCATTTGACCCGCATTCAGAATAATGGAGGCGACGCTGTGTATTGGGAGACCACAATCAATTCATTCCTTGATGATTACAGGCCTGTGGAGGGAGTCATGATTGCTCACTCTGGGCGTTCAGCTGTAACCCTTTTTAGGTTTGGAGAAACAGCAATGAGCCACTCGAAAACTCGGATGGAAGAAGCATGGACAATCGAGGAAGTGGCTTTCAATGTTCCGGGACTTTCAATAGACTGTTTCATTCCTCCTGCCGAAGTAAGATTTGCATCTGTGAGTGAAGCCTGCGAGCTTCCTCGGGGTCAGACACTAAACACGGCTGTGGCACCAGCACATCGTGCAAAAGTTGCAGCGCTTCAGATTTCTCCCGACAACAATGTTAAAAACAGCATTTGGAAAACAGATGTTTAG